In Mercenaria mercenaria strain notata chromosome 13, MADL_Memer_1, whole genome shotgun sequence, the DNA window TCGGCAGAATGTTCAAATATACATACAATACAAGCTGATGTCGGTAATTGGAACGAAATGAGGAGAAAACTCAGCAACATTGAAGTTCTGGACGGACTTGTTAACAACGCCGCATATGCTGGCGAAGGATAAATTCCGTCGATGGAAGTGCCTAAGGATTATTTGGACAAAATTGTTGGTGCAAATTTGTTTGGAACAATCAACGCAATACAAATTATCGGAAGCAAAATGATAGCCGCTAAGAGACCGGGATCCATTGTGAATGTCTCAAGTCTGGTATCGCTTCAAGCAATTCCGGAATATTTACCATATACGGTCACTAAGTGTGGTGTTGACATGGTTACGAAACAGTTCGCGCTGGAATTAGGGTCCCGCAATATCAGAGTAAACAGTATCAACCCAACACTTGTCCTAACGGAAAACATAAAAAACTTCCTAGCTAGCGGAGATACTAGAGACAAGACCTTTATAGAAAGAACGCCGCTACAGAGGGCAGCGGAAGTGAGGGAAATTGTCAATCCTATTTTGTATCTGCTAAGTGATTACTCTTCAATGGTATCCGGGACTACAAACGTCATTGATGGCGGTTTGATGTCGTCAATTTGGTTAAAATGGTGAAGAAGAGAAATAAATATGGTTGAAAAACATTATGCTACACCTTTCCATGGCATTAACAGTTGGACgattaaagacatttttcatttttagtagtAGGACATATTTGTCTTGGATATTAAATCCTACTGTAGCATTGACGAAGATTTACTTAATATTTGAGGCTCCACATTATAAATAGCTATTTTGGTGAGAGATATTATCTTAATATAAAACTAAAGCTCTCCACAGGTGGTAGTAGGATCGTTTTGCATTGATAATGTCAATTGTATAAAAGATAGTATGTAAAATTGTGACGAGTGAATGTGCAATTGTATGTGTATCAAGTATCCACATGATTAAAATATACACAAACATAATGGTGTGGTACAAAAGTGTCAAGGTTCTATTCCAAAACAAATATCAGTTTCTAATTATTTTGTTCAGAGATGATCTTTATTCATGTCTGTAAGTTTAAAAGTGATATGGTATAAATTCGTATATTTAGAAGTAAAATCCTGTGATTTGTTTAGATCTATACATAGGTGATATTTCTCATAGATAAAATTTAAGTATATGTAAGTTTCTTGTTGTCATGATGAAGCTAAAagtacacaacaacaacaacataaacttTCTTACAGGTGATATACTCATAGTTaactataaaacaattatttggaataattatttggtttttaaatttcaagttaatataGTTATTCAAACATAAGTACAGATGGACATGGATAttctttaaaagtatttatagATGATATGCAACATAGATAAGCCTAGTTTCATATTGTCATAATAAATTATCACTTGAAGTGAACTTAATTATCATTATTCTGGTCTCCTAATTAGTGtctattaattttcaaaatgatttcctACAATGATATGATTTATCTTGGAGTATTTCTATGTATGgataaaatttaagtttaaatataaatttcatttagtcATGATGTAATTAAAAATGcactacaacaacaacattaacTTTTCTGTAGATGATATATCCATAGATGACAATAAATTTCtcttcttttaaaatttcaagtcaatataaAGATACAAATAATGAAGCATCTGGCTACTCTTACAGAAGTATTTACAGATGATATGCAGCATAAATGAGAGTACTTtatatgtataattttcattttgtataaatagtGTAGCTTAAGGTGCATTGAAAAATGTATTACACATCATTATTAATgtcatcataattatcattatcagtagtaattttgtattttatttacatgtaggCATGTATACTTATTCATTACAAACTATGTGCCTGTAGGTTTTTaccaatatcatcatcatcatcatcatcaatacaaacaacaattttctaaaatatataattatttatgatTATTTATGCTTATACATTTATTCTCtgtatttattatcatcatcatcatcatcatcatcatctcattatcatcatcatcatcaagcaacatttttttttgtattcatattCATTATTATGCATGTATAATTATTCACTACAAAACATGTGCCTGTACATAGgttttcattatcatcattatcatcatactCATCATCATCTTTACAAACAGCAGTTTTCAAAAATTCATTCTTATGCATTAAATGTACACTTGTCCAACTATAGCCTTTataatttttgtaaacatcatcatcatcatcatcatcatcatcatcaaacaCTACcatataatcatcatcatcatcaaccaCTTGTTCAACtatagcctttatcatttttgtaaacatcatcatcatcatcaaacaCTACCatataatcatcatcataatcagcATCAACCACTTGTTCAACTATAgcctttattatttttgtaaacatcatcatcaccatcgtcATCATCACACTACCATAcaatcgtcatcatcatcatcgcatGGCCGTAGCGACTATTGAGGAAACAGAGGCACTTGCCTCGGTCAATTTTTCTTCCTCATCTGCCTCGGTCGATTTTTCTGCCTCAGCTGCCTCGTTTGATTTTTTGCCTGGCCATTATTTTTGGTCTCCTGGTTTGGTTTTGCCTTAGCTGTATGAATTTACAGCCGTTCTTGAAGAATGTGATCTCGATTTAGAAAGTATTTTTCGAATagatttgttataaaaaatatgGAACAAACTATAGCATATAACTACGACGTCACAACTGTGTGGTGTATGTGAGATATGTCAGTATCGTACTTCGGTCATTCAGATTAGTGTTTTCAATATTTCCCAGCAGCATCCGAAAATACCAGCCGGTAATGCAGAGGTCACTCCCTAGCGCGTAGCGTGGCACACTCAGTTACTGTACTGATTGCTTAGTAACATTTGCAATCAAAGCCTTAAAATAAAAAGGGTAAAAGATCGAAAGAAGCAATGAAACAGATCAGGTGAGGGTATGAGGCTAGTGCCAATGTTAGtgcatatattagtaaactgtatttttgtaggtttgtaaatttcagaagaaaatacagGACCGTAGCTTGGCTAATTTGTTTGATCTTAAACACGACACACCTCCACCTCCTTACCTCAGTAAAAACTGGTACAAATCATTGCGCAATTTATTTAGATTGCATCTATTTCGGACTCCTACTTAAgaggacatgtttgaagaaatatcagaTCTCGACGTTTCAGGCGTTCAATTAAGATGTCCcactttttaatgtaatttattagcTAGTTCAGTGGTTagtaaaacatttctgttgcataGGCATATCTGAAACCTTGGGCTACagtcaaaataaatgtactttaaTTTAAATTTGCCTAGTGCTgattttggtactcctagtcctacagCTTAGCTAAATATTCCACCATTGTCATTCATATGATAATTCCTATTGTAGACGCGCAcatttatttcactgtaaatgttcaacgtgctcaaatgtagatgataccatactggtttatatcaacaaaagttttaccattATAAAAAGTGGATGACACGTTagcataatttgatatcctttgtgtcgatgcgacgttaaacccaacaaataaataatttcGAGAccctttcatgattcagacacgtcagtaaagaaattttagtaatcttcaaaagatttatcagctacaatactgaatcaagtttagCAGTAAAAAATGTTTCCTGTATCaatgttatcagatacatttgcacCATAATGTTAACACGCAAAATGCAAAAAGTATCTACAATACTATGGAAAAAAATGGTCCAATGAAATTGCTTTTAATGCAAATAGCGAAATGAATGCCGCAAGGTAAGTCTTTTTGCCTTtttagttgcttggatctcattacttggtaatgtGGACACATAAGTTGCAATGTCATCGCATTTGTAAAACTAAATGAGAAAAAAGCTCTTGGTAACTGCGTTggaataatataaacaaacagaaacctaatactgtaaatgtaaggaAATTCAAAAGATTGCACGGAATAAGTTTCCCGTCAAATTCTTCGATAGAAATTATAGACTTGAAttacaaatttagaatttaaacaaacaatagcAAATCTCattcggtcagatgtgttgaacctaatgataatttcttgttacacgtttacacttaccattgcttcaaaattgtacgagtattttatacaaataaaaatttatatatctatcatactagaaaaaaaatgtatattcgtgtagtacactttaagtcttacagctttaaatatatctaTAATGTCTGTCTCAAACAAATTATGTCATACATTGTACTTTGATCTTCCctattcagtttaaaataaaatccagTAATGTAGTATCAGCCAAGGATGAAAGGTGTTgcccataattatatcaaaacgaTATCTTAGAACTTTTCATTCGGAACAACAGAAAGATCAGTTTGGGAAGTTTCTTGATTGgctacttaaggcaagtggctgcttaattaatacctgtaggtgaccgCTAAGGCAGGATGTAAGTAGTTGTATACCTCTATCACAGTTTAACAAAAAGTATCTTTGAATCTTCATTTCATCTTACACCTCATCCCCtcagccttcaaattttatttattgaattttttttttatttatatttttattgtcgaaaaatgaCGATATGCCTGTGCGTATGTTAGTATAATGAGTTACGTACCTGTCACCTGCATTATAGAGCTACGCAGGTCATACTGGCCAGTCGCTTTTACAAGAAGCCACAAGTTATCTTTCTATTCCCAGAATCTTTACTCGTGGGAAGATTCAATTGGCCCACACGAACGGAAGAGGATTCCCTTTTATCACATCCTCCCGCTGAGTAGCTTCAGAATTGGTTACGCTACGCCCTGACTCccctatatatgtaataaaataggccTAATAAAACCCACTAAATTATGATATTCCATAAACGACAGCGTCCTGCTAACTGCCTACTGCTTACAGCGTCCTGCTTACTGCCTACTGCTTTCTAGCTACTGCCTACTGCTAACTGCTTACTGCTTTCTACCTACTGCCTACTACTTACTGCCTACTACTTTCTACCTACTGCTTACTGCTTTCTACCTACTGCCTACTGCTTTCTACCTACTGCGCACTGCGCACTGTGTCAAGAGGACAAACATTTGTAACTCTGTGAAGGATGATTAAATTATGAAGCTGTTTACTTAAAATTCTACTTTTGTTTCCCATTCAACTGTAGTTCTTTgaaaagttgagcgtgctgtccTTCCCACAGCTCTTGGAGACAAACAAACTAACTTCTTAATTATACTGGCACACGGTTCAGTATGGGGCGCGCCACTTGAAAAGGGGCACTCAGTCTGTGACATTTGCAAATACATGTAGGAACAGACCCATGACCTAGACGAGCAACCTGCACAGCTGGTAGAGTCCATTTATGTTGTATGATGCTTTACATTCCTCATACTAAGTGGGTTGTCTGATACGTGGGACAATAAAAATGATTGGGGCAGCCACAAATTTCGGTAATTTCTCACTgaacatataaaattatgttttgctgTTTTGGACAACCTAAATAATAACTATATCAAAGGTTGCCTCCATTAGAAAGATTTAATGAAAGTTAATTGTAGCACAATTGCATGCCACTGAGCTGATTTGAGTCTACATTGCTTAATCCTGTCCTTGCACATTAGGTGTTAATACTGTAgtcatattaaatttttttgctGTGGAAACCTACATATAAATCAAATGCATAAAGATTAAAAAGTAATGTAGCACAATGCATGCACTGGTGTGAATATAGAGTTTCAGATATGTTATGCCCAGGAAAGGAGGCGGTGCTAAGAAGGCAGATGTACCACGCTGTGCAACATACATAGGGTAAGCAGTAAGCAGTAAGAAGTAAGCAGTAAGCAGTAAGCAGTAAGCAGTGGGCAGTAAGCAGTAAGCAGTAGGCAGTAAGCACTAGGCAGGACGCAGTAGGCAGGAAGCTGTCGTTTGTTGTGACGTCTGCACAATATTCGGAATGTTTTGATGTTCTTGCTATAAAAATGCACAGTATGCAGTAGACAGTGCGCAGTAAGCAGTAAGCAGGACACTGTCGTTTATGAAATTCCGTACTAAATAGCTATTTCCAAACATTCACAAGGATTGCATTTTCCATTCGTGtaacattcggatcccgaattGAAATTCGCACCACTTCCGTCGTCATTTTGTACTTGTGCACTTATAACCGGAGCAATAACTTACGGAACCTAGGAATAGGGAGGTTGGGGTTGATAACCAGAAAAAGTTTACATACCTACGTTTGTTGGCTATtttatcattatagtttatatgtatttcattttatcaaaatatcattgatggacAACGGTGCTATTTATTTTCACTTACTTAgaagaatattaagcgcgaagTTGATGTTGAAGCGTCATATGCAGACGACAGGTAATGCCGCGTGGACACATGGTATCATGAtcaattgatgaaacttcatttatgctgtaatcattaattGATATAtgtactgaaactgaaactgaaactgttttatttgattaaacgcctattttcacgcaaaacatattcaatggcgttttacaaatacataaaaatacgacaaaaattaaaatatttaatgacatataacataaattagcataaataccattgtgaataaactatttagtaagcattaaaaaaagatcagacatcagataagattaataaaatattagaatattaagatacagtaagacagctgcttgttattaagtaagaataagtgggttatgtCCAGACGTTATTACAAacaattgtattttgtatttgttataatatagttcatattcgaatgtatttacacaataaaatcatccagctcacgttacttcaatttcttaaaaattacagtcacagtctctaaaagagtgcaaagtaatttccaaaaaaatgagttttcaacttcattttgaaaacatctaGTATTTAAACGTTCTTTTCAACCTAATgaagttttatattaattttacgtcgcaaacaatttattaaaacGCATTCTTCTCTTATCTCTGCGGTGAGTTATACTGATATTCAGTCTTTTTAGCAACAcccttgtcattgtatgaaaaaagattttttttataaaaaagacaaatgtccttttcagcatgagagcaacattagacggaactttgattgtaggaaaaattgtttgaacatttttacttttaattatacTCGAATGAGATAAACCAGGagctccatcaagaagaatataaacatacacctcccaaaaagtaagtcctgtgttgcatcCGAGACCTCCATTGCCAGAGGGACACATTACAAACGAACCATAAATCGGTATTAGTACCCGGGGTAGATCGTGGAGTGAAAGGGTAATTTTtctcttttatataaaaacagcgcaccaaagtgtgtttttcatatcatatattctattttttttcttaggGGAGCCCCCCACAAATCCTCCTATGGGAGAGGGTGGGACACAGCCTCCTTATCCAACCCCTGTAGGCGCTTTGCCattaccattcaaatttacctaacaacCATGCACAAACAAATGCGCATACTCAAttgcctcggtaaaatttagtctctcTCTACGGCCATGCATCATCACCATCAACCactataatttttattatatagatatatatatgtatatatttatatctatttattatttatatatacttatttatactTATATCCAtcacaccatcatcatcattatcattatcttCATCATAATCAAACACTACCatagcatcatcatcatcatcatcatca includes these proteins:
- the LOC123528920 gene encoding L-xylulose reductase-like, whose product is MEVPKDYLDKIVGANLFGTINAIQIIGSKMIAAKRPGSIVNVSSLVSLQAIPEYLPYTVTKCGVDMVTKQFALELGSRNIRVNSINPTLVLTENIKNFLASGDTRDKTFIERTPLQRAAEVREIVNPILYLLSDYSSMVSGTTNVIDGGLMSSIWLKW